From a single Gadus morhua chromosome 3, gadMor3.0, whole genome shotgun sequence genomic region:
- the LOC115539690 gene encoding uncharacterized protein LOC115539690, whose protein sequence is MDTSISSVIEDDPKDMSFSLSQQSSSSETSSSSASEEQGEWDERKWIVNESSIMQLFRTCHICAAQITDKKVTTTGSQLKIEWTCLNSHHGKWASCPDARGMAQNNLLVSAATLFSGTTFTEVHEWASILNLQLLKKSQYYSIQSDYLIPVVHFAYKDHHENLIRRLIRQKAEGESIELCGDARSDSPGYSCKYSTYSFQLLSSNEIIHFQLLQVTEASSSVAMESQGCRRGLNHLIFNEGVDIDLITTDRATSVRKIMREEFQNVHHEFDPWHVSKGK, encoded by the exons ATGGACACAAGCATTTCCTCAGTCATTGAGGATGACCCAAAAGACATGAGCTTCAGCCTCAGTCAACAGTCAAGTTCAAGTGAAACCTCCAGTTCAAGTGCCTCAGAAGAGCAAGGGGAGTGGGATGAAAGAAAATGGATTGTGAACGAGTCTAGCATCATGCAACTGTTTAGAACATGCCATATATGTGCCGCACAAATCACTGATAAAAAAGTGACAACTACAGGCAGCCAACTAAAGATTGAATGGACATGTTTGAATAGTCATCATGGCAAGTGGGCATCATGTCCTGATGCAAGAGGAATGGCACAGAATAACTTGCTTGTTTCTGCTGCTACGCTTTTCTCTGGAACAACTTTCACTGAAGTACACGAGTGGGCCAGCATCCTAAACTTGCAACTCTTGAAGAAATCGCAGTACTACTCCATCCAATCCGACTACCTTATTCCAGTAGTACACTTTGCATACAAGGATCATCATGAGAATCTCATTAGGCGACTTATTAGACAAAAGGCTGAAGGCGAGTCCATAGAGCTGTGTGGAGATGCCAGGTCTGACTCACcag GCTACAGCTGCAAGTATTCCACCTATTCGTTTCAGCTTCTATCCAGTAATGAGATCATTCACTTTCAACTACTACAG GTAACGGAAGCTAGCAGTTCAGTTGCCATGGAGTCCCAAGGCTGTAGGAGGGGCCTCAACCATCTCATTTTCAATGAAGGAGTAGATATAGACCTCATCACTACAGACCGGGCCACATCAGTTCGGAAAATAATGAGGGAGGAATTCCAGAATGTTCACCATGAATTTGATCCTTGGCATGTATCAAAAGGTAAATAG